The stretch of DNA AGTATAACTCTTCTTAAGGCCTCTTCATCTGgttcctgaaaaggtaaagctgtaGAGGAGTGAaaacctaaccacacggtctcaccacggagtttcaaagttgtcataagaagatatctAATACGAAAACTATTTTCAAACTTAGTGATTATCATTGTCTTATGaatcttaaaaaaaacaatAGGTAATTGTTCAAAACTTTTCCGAAGAACTAATGTTTAATCTTTCAGAAATCCGAAACCTTTCCctttttataagaaaatctcAAATCAGAAATCAACCACGCAATCAAACAACACATTCATTAATTCAGCACCAAAGTTCATTCTCAAATGTAGCACGCCAGGACAAACACAGGCAAGacagacaaggaaagcacaagtaggtagtagttacagcaaatagttcaagtagcaATTAAGAACAGTTTAGAAATTAGGCAaatcaaaacaagttcaaacccaagcagagcatacaaatgcatataatgcatgcctgtcctatggctgatgaggctcatctgtcggttatccagccaacccgacaagtcttaattgtccttagactgtcctccgacgtgcatccccaagagtctatgcataactttttctcaaataatcaatattactcaatgggggtaacatttccgggaatttatatagtgcccggtcatACTTACGTCgcagggtcaacagagtatcgagttttcaacctggcacatgtggtggcaagccacggcacttaatccagggaacctcgtatctcagataattcaaattcataagccatatgaataattcaaagatcatgtctcaacattctcaatccatatctcaacattctcaacatcataatcattcatcaatccaaatctcatttctGAATTCATTCAAAGACCATACTTCAAAGAAAATCCTCATGATCCTTCTTTCCATTCCGTTCATTATAAATCTCAAAAcatataatgtttaaaaaacaaatctttttaataattaattcaaatgaaacttccaattttataaaattttggcagcatctcctctaaaactcggactctGCCACCCTTTTTGGGTCCCAACAAAACCATTTCTCAAACTCCTTTCAACTCAGTTTCAAAATCAGAACACTTTCAATATCTCAAaccattttcaatttaaattcatttttctacAAATCAAGCTCATTTCCAACATTATAACCCTTTCCAGATTCCAATTCATTTCCAACAAAGTCAACTAACATTTCTCAAACACTTTTCATCATTTTCAAACCCAAGTCATTCACAAATCCCAAATCGTTTTCCGAAGTCAAACTAATTCTAACATCAAATCATTTTCCAATTCTCAAATTATACTTAATAAACATTCGAATCAGAATTTCAAATTAATCTTTCATCCACTATCCCAATATCAACTCAATATTTAGAACTAGCCACAGATAAGTAAGCAATCACATTCATTCAAGGCAGTTCAGTTCAACTCATAAGACCCCATaatcactaaaaatatttacttgtctaaatatcaatttataacaactcttaagaataaaaatgagttttaataaaaatgcaTATACCTCGCGAAACCACTAACCAAACGCATTAGAGAATTCCTTTTTCCTAATTCCAAAATCAAACGGTATTGACTCTGACTATTTCCCGCAGCCGTATAGCCCAAAAAGCACCATTCACAACAAAACTCAACCATGAGACATTAAAGTCGCGTAAAACTCAGAAACATATAATTGAATACTAACATAAGGGTTTCGAGACAGAAACACTTGCTGTACTAAGAAAATGAAACAACGGCAGTGGCATTAGCTACACTAAAAACTGTCCGCAACAACACCATCAAACACGACTCTATAGTTACAATGGTTTAACCCTGAAACGTGAATACCCAAAACCCTCAACAAGcatataacaacaataataataaggattttagtTAGGAATTCACTAcagttatggaaaaacaaaaagatgaaGCGGCATCACCCATAACTCTAGTAGCAGCAACAGCAACTTTGGGAGGAAATTTAATAGAAGGTGAAGCAAATGCAAGGGTAAAATAGAACAGATCATCAAAGGAGCAATAATCAGAATATTGGTTGTAGAACAAAACCAATCTTACCAAAAAAAATACAGGAAGGGAGCAGCATTAATTAGGACAATAGCGACGTCAATTCCAATGATACTCCAGTAACAACGACATTAGTAATCCTCACAGCAGTAATCAAGGTTGCAACAAAATTAAGAGTTCAAATTCAATGGGATTGGAAATGGAAATGAATTCAATGGAATTGAAAATAGAGATAGCttacaataaaataatgaaGCAGCAACAACAGGGTTTTCGAGCAGCCCCAGTGGCCGCTTTCAGTGACGACgacaacaattagaacaatggtgGCAACATCAAGAGTTCTGGCGGTGGCGGCATTCTCCGGCGGTAAAGGTGTGGCCGGAGGCTTCAGAGGCGATGGATCTGACAAGGATGGCGACGGCGACGAGGCTCGGGCTAGGCGGGCTGGCGGCGACGGGTCAGACACGCGTCTCCTCTCCTCGCGGTTTGGCGGCGGTGATGGCGGTCTTCACGCCTGCAACCGTGACGACGATGGTGACACTCCTCTCTCTCCTGAGCTCTCCTTCGGCGATGCGACGGCGGCGACCGTGGGCTCCTCGCCGATGCCGTTCCTCCCCCAGTatctcttcttctccctgtccgcttctctttctctcttcttcaccccctttcctttcttttcttgtttcccCATTCCTTACTTTCCCTTTCTGAAAGGTGTATATGTGTTTAGATTAGGTTAGGTTTAGGAATTGTATAATTAGGGTAAAATTAGGTGTAgatagaattaggattaggttagatatttttattaaaattttaggtatagtaatgtaattttataaaataaataaaaagtaggataataataagaattaaattaaatataaagtatctatctttaaaaatatcttctaattaataatctttaaataattttcggttaaatagtaatttagtgaaaattagagataagtaAATTAATCCTTCTCTGTTTATAAAATAAGGTTAAAatctatatattaaaattaaggcATATGAATAGctcattatttttcaattataaaaattctaaataataaataagagtttactcattttttatataaaaatatctaaaatgtagtattaaataaatataatacatcataataatttattaataacttttaaaaatttagggaTCTTACACTGTCATTCCTCTACCATTCCATGTACCTGGTGAACAATTTGTTATTTATCAGGATCTAGAACGTGTAGAGAACGTTGTTGACAAGGCAGAGAGCCAAAATACCATGTTTTTTGCTTGGATGGATGCTAACAAGGAATATACATAATGACCACCCTGACATATTCTGAGTTTCCTATAAAGTCTGTGTGGCAAAGAGATGGGAAAATATGGACACCAAGAAAAAGGGGATTCTCTATTGGTAGATTGACACATGTTCCTACAACAAGTGGAGAAGACTATTACCTTCGCCTTCTACTGAATATTCAGATGGATTACGCTAACTTTGAAGACATAAAGACGGTGAATTGTGTAACTAATGATACATTTTAGGATGCCTGCTTTACTCCTTGGTTGTTGCAAGATGATAGAGAGTTTATAGATGCCTTAAATGAAGTATAAATTTGGGCATCTGCATCACATGTGAAGAGGCTATTTGCAATTTTATTGGTATCAAATAGTCTTTCAAGACCTGACATTGTCTGGGAGAATTGTTGGCTGCAACTTTCAGATGATATTCTACATCGACATCAAAGGCATTTGAACATGAATGGTATAAATGTTACtatcttatttatatatttcataACTTCAAATAATATCTTATGGATAGATATAGTTTGTTGACCTAGCTTTTTTCTAAATTGTGATAGATTTAGTTATGTTTGATGAGTATATCATGAATTTTACATTGTCAGACATAGAAGATATCATACATTCTTATGGAAAGAGCTTGCAAGAATATCCTCCAATGTCAATCCCTTCTGGTAGTAACTATTCAATGCAGGATGCATGACTAATAATAGAGGAACTCAGGTATTACAGACGTCAATTAGAGACCTTAACATCATTGATTTTGTGCATGGTGACTATGGAACAGAAGAAAGCGTATGACAGGGTTATGAGGGTTGTGAATGGATCCGAGGAAGGATTTTTTTTCCGTTATGGTCATGGTGGTTGCAGTAAAATATTCATTTACAATTTAATGTCAGCAAAAGTTAGATCAAGGGGTAAAATAGTGCTTACTGTGGCTTCCAGTGGAATAGCACCGCTTCTCCTAATAAATGGTAGGATTGCACACTCTAGATTCAAGATACTTATAACTGTAGATGAATATTCTACGTATAATATCCGACAAGGCTCACTCCTTGCCAAATTGTTGATAAAGATAGATTTAATAATCTGGGATGAGGCACCTATGCTTAGCAGGTATTGTTATGAGGCACTGGATATATGTTTGAGAGATATTATAACGCATGCATCAATTGCTAATTGTGAGCGTCCATTCAGAGGAAATGTAGTTGTACTCGGTGGAGACTTTAGACAAATATTGCCTATAATTACACGAGGATCTCGACAGGATATAGTGCATGCAACCATAAATTCTTCGTATCTTTGGGAGTTTGCTGAAGTCATGTGACTGTCAAGGAACATGAGGCTAACTATGAGATGTGAaaaaaccaacagaaaatcaaGGAATTTAGTGATTGATTGTTAAAAGTTGGTGATGAcctatgatgagcggataatttatatgctttttggcattgtttttaggtagtttttagtaggatctagctactttagggatgtttttattagttttatgttaaattcacatttctggactttactatgagtttatgtatttttctgtgatttcaggtattttttggctgaaattgagggacttgagcaaaagtctgatagaGGGCTGACAAAGGacagctgatgctgttggattctgacctccctgcacttgaaatggcttttctggagctacagaactccaaatggcgtgctctcaacggcgttgaaaagtagacatccagggctttccaacaatatataatggtccatactttatttgagcttagacgacgcaaactggcatttaacgccagttccatgttgcattctggagtaaaacgccagaaacacgtcacgaaccagagttaaacgccaaaacacgttacaacttggcgtttaactccaagagaagcctttgcacgtgtaaagctcaagtttagcccaagcacacactaaagtgggccccgaaagtggatttctgcatttaaacttatttctgtaaaccctagtaactagtctcgtataaatagaacattttactattgtattagacgtcttttgaTTAATCTTTAGTGAGTGTATGCAATTTTAGACCTTCAAAGGGGGCTGgtcatttggccatgcctggaccaccacttatgtattttcaacggtggagtttctatacaccatagattaagggtgtggagctctgctgtacctcgagttttaatgcaattactactattttctattcaattcatgcttattcttattctaagatattcgctgacCTTCAACCTAATGGATGAGATGATCCTTGACACTCAtaatcatccatccttatgaacgcgtacttgacaaccacttccgctctaccttagaccgagcgcatatctcttggattccttaatcagaatcttcgtggtataagctagaattattggcggccattcttgagaatccgaaaagtctaaaccttgtctgtggtattccgagtaggattcagggattgaatgactgtgacaagcttcaaactcgcgattgttgggcgtggtgacagacgcaaaagaatcaatggattctattccgacatgatcgagaaccgttaagaaggattggatgaaagcagtaggaaagtagagattcagaaggaacacagcatctccatacacttgtctaaaattcctaccaatgaattacataagtacttctatctttattttatgctttatttattattaattttgaaaactccataaccatttattatccgcctaactgagatttacaagatgaccatagcttgcttcattccaacaatctccgtgggatcgacccttgctcacgtaaggtttattacttagacgacctagtgcacttgctggttagttgtgtgaagttgtgaagaatgtgagtgaaccatagtagtgtgcaccaagtttttggagccattgctaagaattttaaagttatgaaaagagtgaatcacaattttgcctatcaaccTACTAGGAGGTAACCTAGATAGAGAGTTAGAAATTGAGATGCCTATGGATATGATAGTTCCAGATTCTGAATAAGCATTTGATGAGTTAATCGACTTTGTCTTTCCAGGCTTGGTGCATAGCTATCAGTCAAGCATTTACTTTAATGATCAAACATACTAGCACCGACCGTAGACATTGTTGACAAGATAAATGGTCAACTACTATCAATTATTCCTGGTGATGAAAATATGTATCTTAATTCAGACAATCTTTGTGTTGATGAAGGTAATATGGAAAGCCACATGAAATTCTTTGGTCCAAAAGTATTGAATGCTCTTAATTGTTCTAGTCTTCCACCTTATAAGCTCACACTTAAGATTGGTGTTCTAGTAATGCTACTTAGGAATATAGATCATTCAAATGGCTTATGCAATGGTACACGCCTACAGGTTAGGAGATTTGAAAACCACTTAGTTGAA from Arachis duranensis cultivar V14167 chromosome 4, aradu.V14167.gnm2.J7QH, whole genome shotgun sequence encodes:
- the LOC110280418 gene encoding uncharacterized protein LOC110280418, producing MEQKKAYDRVMRVVNGSEEGFFFRYGHGGCSKIFIYNLMSAKVRSRGKIVLTVASSGIAPLLLINGRIAHSRFKILITVDEYSTYNIRQGSLLAKLLIKIDLIIWDEAPMLSRYCYEALDICLRDIITHASIANCERPFRGNVVVLGGDFRQILPIITRGSRQDIVHATINSSYLWEFAEVM